The Christiangramia forsetii KT0803 DNA segment ACAATGTTGTCCTGTTTCTTCTGATTGTTGTCTTTTTCATAACCTCCAAGCACTTTTAAAAGCTCAACTACATTCGACCGTCTATTGGAGGTTTTTAATTTCTTAGTCCTTCCTACAACCATACTATCTATGAATATTTCATCACTATCCAAAGCTTCAATAGCTAATCTGGTTTCTTTTGGAATCTCATGAATAGGCTTTAAAACTCCATCTTCATCATAGCAATCGGCAATATCGAATCGAGCCATAGAAGTAAGTAAAGAAACACACTCATCAATAGTTATTTTGTTAGCTTCGGCTATTGCTTCGCGCTTTTCTTTAACAAATTCCTCGATGCGAGCAATTGCGAGTATTTTTCTGAAGTTTGCTTCTGCGCTTTTATCTTTAGATTTAGGGTATATTTTTTGATATGCCTTCACGCCATTAAAGCCATTGACGAACCACTCATCAATAACTGCTTTATATTTTTCGAAGGTCTTGTCTGTCATTACTCTAATACTCCAAATTCATATTCTCTACTCTCATCGTTCCATCTTACGAAATAGCAATAACTTTCATCCCCGGCTTTTTCATAACCAATACAAGGCTCGTATTTTTGAATTCTCCGATTTGCTTCAAAATGATAGCCTAAAAAAGCACTTACAAGCTGTCCTAATTCTGAACCACTCCAACGGCCTTTGCATAATTCAACTACCTTTTCAATATCTGGAAGAATATTTTCAGGGAAACCATCATGGCTTCGGTCTATATGAATAACCTCTCCATGTGGACTAGAAAATTTTATGTTTGCTCTTGTGCTCAATTATTCCTTAGTATCAGATTCAGATTTCTTAGCTTTCGGCTTCACCTCTTCACCATAACCAGCATTAATAATTGCCTGTCCGCGTTCTTTGTTTCGCTCGATGGTTTTTTTAGGAAGAATAGTTTTTCCTGTTTCCTGATCTACAAACTTTTTAGTGATCTTGATTTTCATAGTTTATTAATTAAATGGTTCGCAACTTTCTGAGCATCCACCGTCTCCGTTTTTATCTAATTCAAAACCAAAAAGCATTTCTTGTCTATCATAAATAACAGAATCGTCAGTAGCTGTTTTAAAATTTTGTTGAGATAATTCAACTAAATCTTTATGGCTCAGGTTATTCCTGAAAAAAGTTAATTTACCTTCAAGTGGCTTTCTTTTTTCTTCTCTATGAGGCGGCACATAATCCCCGTATTTATCTTCCATTTTCTCGCACCATTTATCAATTTCCCCTTTTTCTCTTTCTTCTTTAATTTGAGTCAACTGTTTTCTTAGCGTGAATTTTAAGCACCTTTTACAATTGCCTTCATAGCCTTTAAGGTTTAACCTGAAAGGCATATTTTTCCAGAATACATTAACATGAGGCTTAGTGAGTGGATTATCAGTAATTAAGGGATAGTAATGTCTTTTTTCTTTCCAATCTTTATTTACTCGATCTACTTCATCAACTCTATAACCAATAGCTATTTCATAATTATTCGTTCCAAAAACATCATCTGCTAATTTCTTAAGAGGGTTTGTTTTCAATTCTCGGGTACAATGCTTATAGGTCACATTGGGTAAGCCATAAGCTTTTATCATTTCCTCAAAAACTTCTCCGTTACGCTTAGCGGTTTTGTAATCCACTACTTTATAAGTCGTTCCCTCTCCATAAGTCATAGAATAAACACCTTCAATCCAGACTAAATCCAAACCGAATTCTTTATCACATTTATTTCCGAATAACAAACTCTCCTCTCTTTCTCTACTCGTATTGGCATAAGCAAAAAGCATATTGTATTCATTAGACTTATTGTCTTTAAGCCACTTCGCCATTTTAGCTGAAGTTTCTCCCGTGGAAAATGAAACCAATAAATTTTTCTTTCGCTTATCCATCCCTAATGCCCTTTAATTAATTCAGCACTACTGGCTTCATATTGGCTATACTTCTGAATTTGTTCGTGGATCCAGATTTTATCAAATTTTACCCCGTTGGCTTCTAATAATCTTGCATGGGTTCTAAATTGATCAGCGATTAAATGCTTCTTGTCACCTTGCTCGATATGCTCTTCCCTGGTAAGTGCCATTAGGTTTTCTATGCGGTCTTTATCCCCTGAAGGATTCCCGCCTGAGCCTTTGCAAATAATGTGATTGATATCCACAGCTCTATTACCTGAAATTTCCGAAGGGATAAAATCACTTTCAGCGTATCCTAGTGCTCTGAAATATAGTTTTGTGTACGGCTTCATTACTCCTCAATGCTTTTGACTGCGATTATTATAGACGCCAGTAGAGATATTATCCCTACGATGCAAAAAAGTATTCCTAAACATACAGTCATATAATATTTCTTTTAGTAGAGAGGGCAGGACTTGAACCTGCAAAGTGGAGTTACTGGCCTGATAACTTAATCCACTACGACTATATCGCCCGGCTACCAATTTCGGCACCTCTCCTTTTCCCGGTTACTTTTCACCGGTAAGCCAGTCTTGTGATAATTTATCGAGCTTTAAAAATGTAAAATAGTTGGGGATCCCGATGTTGGCTTTCTTGCATTATCACGGCCTCGATTAGCGACAACTAAGCGTCTAAATCATCCCCTCCTAGTGATGTTTTAATGTCTTTTTTGAAATATGTATCAATAATATTTTTGGTTTCATCGAATCCTACAGAAAAGCAAGCGAAGTAACCTTTTGATTTTAGCGCATTAATACTTTCCAATTGGCCTTTTAAATGGTCATTGGAATATATTTCTCCGTTTTGTTTAAATGGTGATTTTACCTTTAGTTCGATAAATAAACCTGAATAGCCTCCGCGTGGTTCGAGAATAAGAACATCGGGGCATTTGAATCCAGTTTTTTGAATAGACTTATTACGCGCCTTTTGAGGTACGGTAAGCTTTAAATTTGCAACAGTATCGCTTAGGAATAAAATGTCTTTGTATTGTATAGACAAATACCTTGATACCGCTTTCTGAAGCTCAAATTCAGGCTGTTTTTTTCTTCCGGCCAGAACTTAATTTATTTTACTGTTTTGAAAGTGAATGCCTGTGATGCAGGACTTTGAATATTAATTGTTGATAGGTGCAATATACAAAAAATAAGGGAATACCGTCATAAAAATATGATGATAATTACAGTCCAATCTCTTGTTTTATATGGGATAAGTGCCTCCAATTTACAGGCAAATCTTTGGGAATTTCCCCGTACTGATCCAGTACATTAAAAATTAAGTCTTTTTTAGAATTGGCAGCCATAAAAACGATGTAGCTATTATGATGAAAAAAGTAATGGGATATATATTTTTCCTTTCCTTTTTTTCCTTCGTTAACCAGATCTAGTAATTGATTGGCCTTGGAAACTGCTATTTATTCAAATAGGTTGGTTTGCATTACTGTTTTTACTCTTTGTTTTGTAGGTGGGTTTTTACTTCTTCCCAATATGAATAATAGTTTTGCTTATCAGGCATTTCTTCTAAGTGCTGACCTATTTCTAGTTTTAGATTATATATTTCTTCTACTGCGATAAGTGCGCAATTCTTAGCGTGATCTTCATCTAAAGGAACATCATTGTAACAATCCCAATATTTAGCATCTGGAATAAACTTCTCTATTAACTCTTTTGCCTTTTCTTTAGGTTCTTTCATTGGTGGAGGTTATTTATTTCATTTTGCAAATCTCTTATTGATCTATCAATTTGATTTATTTTACTGCTGTGTTTAGCCTGAACTTCATTATAAGTTTTAGCGCTAACGTTTAGATCCTGAAAGTAATCCCAGAACTCGCACCAACTTATTCTTTCATCTCTCTTATTAATTAAAAGAGTTTCTAATCTTTCTTCTCTTTCTTCTTCCATGTATTCTATTGTTTGGGAGGGGTTGGTAATGGTTGCCAGTGGGTAGGTTTAAATCCTACGTACCAATTAGTACATTCATATTCATTTTGCTCATACCAACCTTCAGGGATAAAATACTCGTCTTTTTCTTCACAGTATTCATCATTGTCTCCTTCGTAACAATCTGCATAAATAGAAAATTTAGGCGCATAAAAAGCCCGAAGTCTTCTTTCCTTTCCGTAATCATTAATTCCATAAATTACAACTGGAATTCCTGTTTCTGGCAATCTATCTTCTACACTTATCCACTTCTCTTCTTCTGTTTGGTCTTTGGTGAGGGAAAGCAACATATCCTCAGCTTTATAAGACCAATTTTGCAAATCTTTAATGAATTTATCTTTTGTTTGAGTATTGATTCTTCCAGATATACTTCTGTAATCTTTTAATTTAGGTCTTTCTTTAATTAGTTCTTCTGCTTTCATCTTTATAGTTTTAAACGTGTCTCCATCTTTCAAGTGGTAACCAGCCCCTTTCAACTAAATCATTTACATTTTGTGTGTGTTTAGCGTCTTCTTGACAAGATTTGTGCTTACATTTTCTTCTTTCCTTATAATTTCCAAGACCACAACTGCAAAAACTTTTATCAGGTTTGGATTTTAATTTATTTAATTCATACTCTCTATTCATCTTATAGCTGGTTTTACTCGGTTAATTTTATCCAGTTATATTCTAATTGTTGTTCTACCGAAAGACCTCTTGATTGATACGCAATACCCTTCTGTCTAATTAAAGAAATAACTTCTTCAGCTTGCTCCATTGACAATTCACGTACCTTACCACTCTGATCTAAATAAAATATTTCCCCATTGTGGTAAATTCTCAAAGTTTCTTGAACATCTTCAAAGTCATTGTATTTATCAGTTATGTATAGATATTTTTTTGATCTAACAACTTTATCAAAAAAATACCCGATTCTATTGGCTATCTCAATAGCATCTTCATCACTTATTTTAGATAGTGGTTTTAGTCTCAAGAAGTCACTTTCTTGAATATCTTGGATAGTTACACAAACAGATTCACCTTCGTAAATCCAAGTCCAGTATTGAGCAAAGAACTTCGCTTTATTTTCTAATGTATTTTCCATAGGTATTGGTGTTTATTGATTGGTGGGTTAAATCTTATAATTCTTTTCGATAAATCCATAATAGGTTAGAACTCCTATAAGCCAGTAAATGTTATGATCTTTGCTGTACATAGTATTCCCTTCATTATCTGCAACTTCATATTCATTCGAGTTTATTACTACATTACATAAATCATTTGCATAAGAACCGAGTTCCATGTTTTTAAAACCGTTTTTCTTTAGAAATTTTATTACGTCTTTCATCTTATCTTATTTAATAAGGGGTTGGCAATCATCTAATTCAAATAATAATTCACCTTCTTTAGTGAAGTATTGCTTTACACGTCTCCAAGGATCTTCTGGTTTTCCAGTTCCTCTTAAATCATCTGTTTCTATTAATTCTATAATTTTTGCCATTCTTTGTTTTTGTTAGGGAGAGAGGGGGATTACTCTTCTCTAAGTTCATCTTTTAAAAATATCACACACATAAGGGTGATTAATAATAGCATCAGCTGTGCCGTCCAAGTCCATTTTAAAGGATTGGCTTGTAGTAGGATTATTGAGATATAGATATATCCTACAGGGATCAAAAAGAGAATAAGGGATTTATTCATCAGTTTTATTTTTAGCGGTTAAACAATATCCAG contains these protein-coding regions:
- a CDS encoding HNH endonuclease signature motif containing protein: MKPYTKLYFRALGYAESDFIPSEISGNRAVDINHIICKGSGGNPSGDKDRIENLMALTREEHIEQGDKKHLIADQFRTHARLLEANGVKFDKIWIHEQIQKYSQYEASSAELIKGH
- a CDS encoding terminase small subunit, whose amino-acid sequence is MTDKTFEKYKAVIDEWFVNGFNGVKAYQKIYPKSKDKSAEANFRKILAIARIEEFVKEKREAIAEANKITIDECVSLLTSMARFDIADCYDEDGVLKPIHEIPKETRLAIEALDSDEIFIDSMVVGRTKKLKTSNRRSNVVELLKVLGGYEKDNNQKKQDNIVVFRIPDNGRG
- a CDS encoding DUF551 domain-containing protein yields the protein MKAEELIKERPKLKDYRSISGRINTQTKDKFIKDLQNWSYKAEDMLLSLTKDQTEEEKWISVEDRLPETGIPVVIYGINDYGKERRLRAFYAPKFSIYADCYEGDNDEYCEEKDEYFIPEGWYEQNEYECTNWYVGFKPTHWQPLPTPPKQ